From one Flavobacteriales bacterium genomic stretch:
- the kdsB gene encoding 3-deoxy-manno-octulosonate cytidylyltransferase, translated as MRILGVIPARYASTRLPGKPLVDIGGTSMVMRVVEQARRSSSLDRVIVATDDARVLDHAAAHGGECVMTSPDHPTGTDRCYEALNIVGRGRYDAVVNIQGDEPFIVPQQIDELCLALRKAPSGIATLAQVVTDDRDLDDPGEVLITADVNMDALYFSRAAIPFLRDVDAGPRHARFRYLKHVGLYGFSAEVLEKLVELAPSSLEKAEALEQLRWVENGYRVRIGLTEHPSFCVDTPADLEEARHRAASL; from the coding sequence ATGCGCATCCTTGGCGTGATCCCCGCCCGCTACGCCAGCACGCGCCTGCCGGGCAAGCCGCTGGTCGACATCGGCGGCACCAGCATGGTGATGCGCGTGGTGGAGCAGGCACGGCGCTCCTCTTCACTCGATCGGGTGATCGTGGCTACCGATGATGCCCGCGTGCTCGATCATGCAGCGGCGCATGGCGGCGAATGCGTGATGACCTCACCGGACCATCCGACCGGAACCGATCGCTGCTACGAGGCGCTCAACATCGTCGGCCGGGGTCGCTACGATGCCGTGGTGAACATCCAGGGCGATGAGCCTTTCATCGTCCCCCAGCAGATCGATGAGCTGTGCCTTGCGCTGCGCAAGGCCCCAAGCGGAATCGCCACGCTCGCGCAAGTGGTCACCGATGATCGCGACCTCGACGACCCCGGCGAAGTGCTGATCACGGCCGATGTGAACATGGACGCGCTCTACTTCAGCCGGGCCGCCATTCCTTTCCTCAGGGATGTTGATGCCGGACCCCGGCATGCACGTTTCCGCTACCTGAAGCACGTGGGCCTTTATGGATTCAGTGCGGAGGTGCTCGAGAAATTGGTGGAGCTCGCGCCGTCATCATTGGAGAAGGCCGAAGCCTTGGAGCAATTGCGCTGGGTGGAGAACGGCTACAGGGTGCGAATCGGCCTCACGGAACATCCTTCGTTCTGCGTCGATACACCCGCTGATCTGGAAGAAGCGCGCCATAGGGCGGCATCGCTCTAG
- a CDS encoding SPOR domain-containing protein has product MGLERDLHDLLFCHDCVIVPQWGGFLTHYRPARLDEARKLIHPPSKDLSFNRHLVRNDGLLADHLARREGLAFDKASARIDSEVASWRLALDRSGRLELPSIGIFYRDAEHNLQFDPDRRTNYLRDAYGLRPLAAIAVEQARPQPVVVPITRKTAEGLATRKRPYLAWAAASVGILLIGGAAIWVFLQPPNRHAQWSGWSLLKGGSSQGYTAPSQAGFLPVETHGPFLLPEADSGVHETVLDAENDVRLKVDWGRPAPAPAAADTTHVALKPARSDDAALRYHVVGGCFAQPENADKMLGDLLTKGYPARRLRQRGELHPVAIGSYATRAEALAMLQTVRTGDGRAAWLLVR; this is encoded by the coding sequence ATGGGCCTCGAGCGCGACCTGCACGACCTCCTGTTCTGCCACGATTGCGTGATTGTGCCGCAGTGGGGCGGTTTCCTCACCCACTACCGGCCCGCCCGTCTCGATGAGGCCCGCAAGCTCATCCACCCGCCCAGCAAGGACCTGAGCTTCAACCGCCACTTGGTGCGCAATGATGGCCTGCTGGCTGATCATCTGGCAAGGCGCGAGGGCCTCGCCTTCGATAAAGCGAGCGCGCGGATCGATTCCGAGGTGGCCTCCTGGCGCCTTGCGCTGGACCGCAGCGGCCGATTGGAACTGCCCAGCATCGGCATCTTTTACCGCGATGCCGAGCACAACCTTCAATTCGACCCGGACCGCCGCACGAACTACCTGCGCGACGCCTACGGTTTGAGGCCTTTGGCTGCCATCGCTGTGGAGCAAGCCCGTCCGCAACCCGTGGTGGTGCCCATCACCAGGAAAACGGCTGAGGGCTTGGCCACGCGCAAGCGGCCCTACCTGGCCTGGGCTGCAGCCAGCGTGGGAATCCTGCTCATCGGCGGGGCCGCCATCTGGGTATTCCTTCAACCACCGAACAGGCACGCGCAATGGAGCGGATGGTCCCTGCTGAAAGGCGGATCATCCCAAGGATACACGGCTCCGTCACAGGCTGGATTCCTGCCGGTCGAGACCCATGGGCCCTTCCTGCTTCCCGAAGCCGATTCAGGGGTGCATGAAACCGTGCTCGATGCGGAGAACGATGTGCGGTTGAAGGTCGATTGGGGACGGCCCGCGCCGGCGCCAGCCGCTGCGGACACCACCCACGTGGCGCTGAAGCCGGCCCGCTCCGATGATGCCGCACTACGCTACCATGTGGTGGGCGGCTGCTTCGCGCAACCGGAGAACGCGGACAAGATGCTGGGCGATCTGCTGACCAAAGGATACCCGGCGCGCCGCCTTCGCCAGCGCGGCGAATTGCACCCCGTGGCGATCGGCAGTTACGCC